The following proteins are co-located in the Fluviicola sp. genome:
- a CDS encoding nitrite/sulfite reductase — translation MESFRTVYENQVGDNKLRVEQDILELGEKIAAFKEGKIPDDKFRALRLARGVYGQRQLGVQMIRIKLPYGKVTSGQLRRIAQVSDEYSTGRLHITTRQDIQIHHVSLDRTPQLWADLEKDDVTLREACGNTVRNVTASDNAGINPNELFDVTPYAEQVFRYFLRKPFGQELGRKIKIAFSSDDADDTFTFIHDFGFIPRVEAEVKGFKVLVGGGLGAQPFLAHTAYEFLPATEIIPFIEASIRIFDRHGERNSRNKARMKYLVSKLGLESFLELVDRERAAVQFEPEKDSLIDLNGFDYQNLDPVDINQLFTEDPVYNQWVKTNVFPQKQPGHLAVYVKVPLGDFYTDQARSLAYLLDSLQLPELRFTINQNIQLRGVRKDQLPTVYSQLSLLNLIEPGFGGLTDITACPGTNTCNLGISNSTNVALELESFIRTNYPKLIEETGISIKISGCMNSCGQHGLAQIGFHGSSIKTKEGTLPALQVLLGGGKTGSGTGRIAEKVIKVPSKRILKVVQFILDDFLEFHENDEYFNDYFDRRGNAWFYNLLKPLADLEEVAPEEYLDWGQNERFATAIGVGECAGVIIDLVATLFSDAEEKWESATVALEQSRFADAVYYAYAAGIHAAKARLIEKGIRCNTQQGILTDFDTHLGETFGFSETNSFSEKILEINKEKATETFAKAYLNEVSEVLTKLTKKQ, via the coding sequence ATGGAAAGTTTCAGAACGGTATACGAAAACCAGGTCGGCGATAACAAATTGCGTGTTGAGCAGGATATCCTGGAACTGGGCGAGAAAATTGCCGCATTCAAAGAAGGTAAAATTCCCGATGATAAGTTCCGCGCCTTACGCCTTGCGCGTGGGGTTTACGGACAACGTCAGCTGGGAGTCCAGATGATCCGTATTAAATTGCCGTATGGGAAAGTAACTTCGGGTCAATTGCGCAGGATTGCGCAGGTAAGTGATGAATACAGCACCGGACGGTTGCACATTACCACGCGGCAGGATATCCAGATCCACCACGTTTCCCTGGACCGGACTCCCCAATTGTGGGCAGATCTCGAAAAAGACGACGTTACGCTTCGGGAAGCGTGTGGAAATACAGTAAGAAACGTTACGGCAAGCGATAATGCGGGCATCAATCCCAACGAATTGTTTGACGTCACACCCTATGCGGAACAGGTTTTCCGGTACTTTCTGCGAAAACCGTTCGGACAGGAATTGGGTCGCAAGATCAAGATCGCGTTCAGTTCGGATGACGCCGACGATACGTTTACCTTTATCCACGATTTCGGCTTTATTCCACGTGTGGAAGCCGAAGTAAAAGGATTTAAAGTACTGGTAGGCGGAGGACTTGGTGCGCAGCCTTTTTTGGCTCATACTGCTTACGAATTCCTTCCTGCTACAGAAATCATCCCGTTTATAGAAGCGTCCATCCGCATTTTCGACCGCCACGGAGAACGAAACAGCCGGAATAAAGCCCGGATGAAATACCTGGTATCCAAACTCGGATTGGAATCTTTTTTAGAATTGGTTGACCGGGAAAGAGCAGCCGTTCAGTTTGAACCGGAGAAAGATAGTTTGATTGATTTAAATGGTTTTGATTATCAGAATCTTGACCCGGTTGATATCAATCAATTGTTTACGGAAGATCCAGTTTACAATCAATGGGTAAAAACCAATGTGTTTCCGCAAAAGCAACCGGGGCATCTGGCAGTTTATGTCAAAGTTCCTTTGGGAGATTTTTACACGGACCAGGCGCGTTCCCTGGCTTATTTGCTGGATAGTTTACAACTCCCGGAATTGCGGTTTACGATTAACCAGAACATCCAGTTGCGCGGAGTAAGGAAAGATCAATTGCCAACGGTTTATTCGCAGCTTTCTTTACTGAATCTGATCGAGCCCGGATTTGGCGGATTGACGGATATCACTGCTTGTCCGGGAACGAATACCTGTAACCTGGGAATTTCCAACAGTACGAATGTTGCTTTGGAACTCGAATCTTTTATCCGCACCAACTACCCGAAACTGATCGAAGAAACGGGAATTTCGATCAAGATCAGCGGCTGTATGAATTCCTGCGGACAGCATGGTTTGGCGCAAATCGGGTTTCATGGAAGTTCTATTAAAACAAAAGAAGGAACACTTCCGGCTTTGCAGGTTTTGCTCGGTGGTGGAAAAACCGGTTCTGGAACAGGAAGAATTGCTGAAAAAGTGATTAAAGTTCCCAGCAAACGCATTTTGAAAGTGGTTCAGTTCATTCTGGATGATTTCCTGGAATTCCACGAAAACGACGAGTATTTCAATGATTATTTCGACCGCAGAGGAAATGCCTGGTTCTACAATTTGTTGAAACCGTTGGCTGATCTGGAAGAAGTTGCCCCGGAAGAATACCTGGATTGGGGGCAAAATGAACGGTTCGCAACAGCAATCGGAGTGGGCGAGTGTGCCGGTGTGATCATTGATCTCGTAGCAACTTTATTTTCAGATGCGGAAGAAAAGTGGGAATCTGCAACGGTAGCCTTGGAACAATCGCGGTTTGCAGATGCTGTTTACTACGCCTATGCTGCCGGCATTCACGCTGCAAAAGCACGCCTGATCGAAAAAGGGATCCGATGCAACACCCAACAGGGAATCCTGACGGATTTTGATACGCACTTGGGGGAAACATTCGGATTTTCTGAAACAAACAGCTTCAGTGAAAAAATCCTGGAAATAAACAAAGAAAAAGCCACGGAAACTTTTGCAAAAGCCTATTTGAATGAGGTGTCTGAGGTATTAACGAAATTGACAAAAAAACAATGA
- a CDS encoding TSUP family transporter has product MRESHTNELFPVFLKTHELQVLLVGGGAVALEKLRALLLNSPETNVTVVAREYLDEFIDFAERHETVYMEVRDFEETDIAGKQLVITALNDLEFSEHLMNLAHDAGILYNAADKPELCTFYLGSVVKKGHLKIGISTNGKSPTLAKRLKEILDENLPDELNDSALHLNEFRNFLKGDFTKKVKKMNQATAGLIVKAERPWYFFSPWKLSAYLFGILVVMLTGHLIFTLIPLEGIWNSASGMIDSLTIDFAYFMLAGFIAQMIDGALGMAYGVSATTFLLSYGISPAISSMSVHASEIFTSGVSGIMHLRFGNVNNRLFKSILLPGVLGAIAGAYLLSEFQHFNYIIRPVVSLYTLILGALIIYKVIRKKQARKKVTKAGWLGLLGGFLDSIGGGGWGPVVSSTLIARGKHPRMIVGSVNLAEFFVSLASSFTFFTVLGANNVWQPIFGLILGGVCAAPIAAYLTSKLNIKAMMLFVGIIVVIVSLRNFITVLF; this is encoded by the coding sequence ATGAGAGAATCGCATACCAATGAACTATTTCCGGTGTTCCTGAAAACTCATGAACTGCAGGTTTTGCTGGTCGGAGGAGGAGCAGTGGCACTGGAAAAACTCAGGGCTTTATTGCTGAATTCTCCGGAAACCAATGTGACGGTTGTTGCCCGTGAATATTTGGATGAGTTTATTGATTTTGCCGAACGCCACGAAACGGTTTACATGGAAGTACGTGATTTTGAAGAAACGGATATTGCCGGGAAACAATTGGTCATTACAGCCTTGAATGATTTGGAGTTTTCGGAGCATCTAATGAACCTGGCACACGACGCCGGAATCCTGTACAATGCGGCAGACAAACCGGAACTTTGCACTTTCTACCTGGGATCAGTGGTGAAAAAGGGGCATTTGAAAATCGGGATCTCCACAAACGGCAAATCGCCTACACTGGCAAAACGCCTGAAAGAAATACTGGATGAGAACCTGCCGGATGAATTAAACGATTCTGCCTTGCATTTGAATGAATTCCGGAATTTTCTGAAAGGAGATTTTACGAAGAAAGTGAAGAAAATGAATCAGGCAACAGCCGGATTGATTGTCAAAGCGGAAAGGCCCTGGTATTTCTTTTCTCCCTGGAAGCTTAGCGCTTATCTATTCGGGATATTAGTGGTAATGCTTACCGGGCATTTGATCTTTACGCTGATTCCTTTGGAAGGGATCTGGAATTCCGCTTCAGGAATGATCGATTCCCTGACAATCGATTTTGCTTATTTCATGCTGGCCGGATTCATCGCGCAAATGATTGATGGGGCTTTGGGAATGGCCTACGGGGTCAGTGCGACTACTTTTCTGCTGTCTTACGGAATTTCTCCGGCTATTTCGAGTATGTCGGTGCACGCGTCCGAGATTTTTACCAGCGGAGTTTCAGGGATTATGCACCTGCGCTTCGGAAATGTGAATAACAGGCTGTTCAAATCGATTTTGCTTCCCGGGGTGCTGGGAGCAATTGCAGGGGCTTATCTATTGTCTGAGTTTCAGCATTTCAACTACATCATCAGGCCGGTAGTTAGCTTATACACACTGATTCTGGGCGCATTGATCATTTACAAAGTGATCCGTAAGAAACAGGCCCGGAAAAAAGTAACGAAAGCAGGATGGTTGGGGCTTCTGGGAGGATTTTTGGATTCAATCGGCGGTGGCGGCTGGGGACCGGTCGTTTCATCAACCCTGATTGCCCGTGGAAAACACCCGAGAATGATCGTCGGATCTGTTAATTTAGCGGAGTTTTTCGTTTCTTTGGCAAGCTCTTTTACGTTCTTTACCGTTCTCGGGGCAAATAATGTATGGCAACCCATTTTCGGATTGATACTGGGAGGAGTTTGTGCAGCGCCGATAGCAGCATATTTGACATCGAAACTGAATATCAAGGCCATGATGTTGTTTGTTGGAATTATAGTCGTAATCGTAAGTTTGCGCAATTTTATAACGGTCTTATTTTAA
- a CDS encoding phosphoadenylyl-sulfate reductase, translating to MIEKIKEIAYTNLEDYLAQLASLDGVRIALSSSLSWEDQVLTHAVYSQELPIRVFTLDTGRLFPETYSVIEATRQRYHKDLEVYFPEYGAVEQLVTQKGPISFYESLENRKECCFIRKVEPLNRALKDVDVWITGLRADHSENRAGLELMEWDEQRRIVKVNPLANWSLEEVKTYIKQHNIPYNVLQDRGFVSLGCQPCTRAVQEGEPFRAGRWWWEDNSKKECGLHN from the coding sequence ATGATTGAGAAAATAAAAGAAATAGCCTACACTAACCTGGAGGATTATTTGGCTCAGCTTGCTTCTTTAGACGGAGTAAGAATAGCTTTGTCATCCAGTTTGAGTTGGGAAGACCAGGTGCTGACACATGCGGTTTATTCACAGGAATTACCGATTCGCGTATTTACATTAGATACCGGCCGGTTGTTTCCGGAAACCTACAGCGTGATCGAAGCCACCAGGCAGCGTTATCACAAAGACCTGGAAGTGTATTTTCCGGAATACGGGGCGGTGGAACAATTGGTGACTCAAAAAGGACCGATCAGCTTCTACGAATCGCTTGAAAACAGGAAAGAATGCTGTTTTATTCGGAAGGTGGAACCATTGAACCGGGCGTTGAAAGACGTGGATGTCTGGATAACCGGGCTTCGTGCAGACCATTCGGAAAACCGTGCAGGTTTGGAATTGATGGAATGGGACGAACAGCGCCGGATTGTCAAGGTGAATCCGCTTGCCAACTGGAGCCTGGAAGAAGTTAAAACATACATTAAACAGCATAACATTCCTTATAATGTATTGCAGGATCGCGGTTTTGTAAGTTTGGGATGTCAGCCGTGCACACGTGCCGTTCAGGAAGGAGAACCTTTCCGTGCTGGTCGCTGGTGGTGGGAAGACAACTCGAAAAAAGAATGTGGGCTGCATAATTAA
- a CDS encoding Rrf2 family transcriptional regulator, which produces MIPKRSKYAIQALKCLAKVYRDKKHLSIATIAEEEHIPRKFLEAILLQLRNGGMVGSKMGANGGYFLVKHPDEIVLSNIIRATGGPIALLPCVSLNFYEECLECPHEELCGLHDVMLEVREASIHILSKTSLADLILREKKLLRKAESKRK; this is translated from the coding sequence ATGATACCAAAAAGGTCCAAGTATGCCATCCAGGCATTGAAGTGTTTAGCGAAAGTTTACCGCGATAAGAAACATTTGTCGATTGCAACCATTGCAGAAGAAGAACATATTCCGAGAAAATTCCTGGAAGCCATTTTGCTGCAACTACGGAATGGGGGAATGGTAGGCAGTAAAATGGGCGCAAACGGCGGGTATTTCCTGGTAAAACACCCGGACGAAATCGTTTTGAGCAACATCATTCGCGCAACCGGCGGACCTATTGCCTTGCTTCCTTGTGTGAGCCTGAATTTCTACGAAGAATGCCTGGAATGTCCGCATGAAGAGCTTTGCGGGTTACACGATGTGATGCTGGAAGTACGCGAAGCAAGCATTCATATTCTCTCCAAAACAAGTCTGGCTGATTTAATTTTACGTGAAAAGAAATTGTTGAGAAAAGCTGAAAGTAAGCGTAAATAG
- the cobA gene encoding uroporphyrinogen-III C-methyltransferase, whose product MNSKLIPQISLVGAGPGDIELISVKGLNRLKKANVVLYDALVNEELLTYAPTAKKIFVGKRLGFKAYEQEQINQLLVESANEYGHVVRLKGGDSFVFGRGMEEVLFAQKHQISTEVIPGISSSIAVPALANIPVTHRGVSNSFLVLSATLADGSLNPELEKAASLNATIVILMGVSQLEKIAGLFTKHSRADLPAAVICNGSLPEEEIIVGTVATISEQYRRSEVKGPGVIVIGEAVSFAEVCNTPLSGSICLS is encoded by the coding sequence ATGAATAGTAAATTAATTCCGCAGATTTCCCTGGTTGGGGCAGGGCCGGGAGATATCGAACTGATTTCCGTCAAGGGGCTCAACCGCTTGAAGAAAGCCAATGTGGTGCTTTACGATGCACTGGTGAACGAAGAATTATTGACTTACGCTCCGACCGCGAAGAAGATCTTTGTAGGAAAGCGTTTAGGATTTAAAGCATACGAACAGGAGCAGATTAACCAACTTTTGGTAGAATCAGCCAATGAATATGGTCATGTAGTACGCTTGAAAGGTGGAGATTCTTTTGTTTTCGGAAGAGGAATGGAAGAGGTGCTCTTTGCACAAAAGCATCAGATCTCGACGGAAGTCATCCCGGGAATTTCGAGTTCGATTGCTGTTCCTGCGTTGGCGAATATCCCGGTAACACATCGCGGGGTGAGTAATTCATTCCTGGTCTTATCAGCTACTTTGGCTGATGGCTCTTTGAACCCGGAGTTGGAGAAAGCTGCTTCTTTGAATGCAACGATTGTGATCCTGATGGGGGTGAGTCAGCTTGAAAAGATTGCCGGTTTGTTTACGAAACACTCCAGGGCGGATCTTCCGGCAGCAGTGATTTGCAACGGTTCATTGCCTGAAGAGGAAATCATTGTGGGAACGGTTGCCACGATTTCAGAACAATACAGAAGGTCAGAAGTAAAAGGGCCGGGAGTAATTGTGATCGGTGAAGCAGTATCGTTTGCGGAAGTCTGTAACACACCATTATCCGGTTCAATTTGTCTTTCATGA
- the cysD gene encoding sulfate adenylyltransferase subunit CysD: MKDYLDELEAEAIYILREVAGQFDRPALLFSGGKDSICLVHLALKAFRPGKFPFPLVHVDTGHNFREALEFRDALAAELGEQLIVRNVADTIAKQKLQDAKGKFPSRNALQTYTLLEVIEEFEFDACIGGARRDEEKARAKERVFSVRDEFGQWDPKLQRPELWSIYNGKIDKGENVRVFPISNWTELDVWNYIKRENIALPKIYFTHERECVLTEHGQLMANNEFLNLDENDRIVTKKVRYRTVGDMTCTAAVESEAYTVDDIIAELKEAKISERGATRMDDRISEAAMEDRKKGGYF, encoded by the coding sequence ATGAAAGATTATTTAGACGAATTGGAGGCGGAAGCCATTTACATCCTGCGGGAAGTTGCGGGACAATTTGACCGGCCGGCTTTATTGTTTTCCGGGGGAAAAGACAGCATTTGCCTGGTGCATCTGGCTTTGAAAGCCTTCAGGCCGGGTAAGTTTCCTTTCCCGCTGGTACATGTCGACACGGGACATAATTTCCGGGAGGCACTTGAATTCAGGGATGCTTTGGCGGCAGAACTGGGAGAACAGCTAATTGTCCGGAATGTAGCTGATACCATTGCGAAACAGAAACTACAGGATGCAAAAGGAAAATTCCCGAGCAGAAATGCTTTGCAGACTTATACCTTACTGGAAGTGATCGAAGAATTTGAGTTCGATGCCTGTATCGGCGGAGCACGAAGAGACGAAGAAAAAGCACGGGCCAAAGAGCGGGTTTTCTCCGTTCGTGACGAATTCGGTCAGTGGGACCCGAAGTTGCAGCGTCCGGAATTGTGGAGTATTTATAACGGAAAGATCGATAAAGGAGAAAATGTACGCGTATTCCCGATCAGTAACTGGACAGAGTTGGACGTGTGGAATTACATCAAGCGTGAAAACATTGCTTTGCCTAAAATTTACTTTACACATGAACGCGAATGTGTTTTGACCGAACACGGCCAGTTGATGGCCAACAATGAATTCCTGAACCTGGACGAAAACGACCGGATCGTCACCAAAAAAGTGCGTTACAGAACGGTTGGAGATATGACCTGCACCGCGGCTGTTGAAAGCGAAGCATACACGGTAGATGATATTATTGCGGAACTGAAAGAAGCAAAAATCTCGGAGCGTGGTGCAACACGCATGGACGACCGTATTTCGGAGGCAGCAATGGAAGACCGGAAGAAAGGAGGATACTTTTAA
- a CDS encoding TonB-dependent receptor has protein sequence MKTRLLIAFISLFAVFTSKAQTVIQGEVVDETGQYIPNSRITVISTGRTYLSDSLGKFSIETSENIPFAVKFHTPGFQSSELEIKEGTNTGIHVVLKDEALSEVLVSARRREESAQDLPIPIAVISGAAVSESGSFNVNRVKELVPSVQLYSSNPRNTTLNIRGLGSTYGLTNDGIDPGVGFYVDGVYYARPAATTLDFIDVEQIEVLRGPQGTLFGKNTTAGSFNITTKKPGFTPGASFELSYGNYGYIQAKASITGPVSKKIAARASFSGTQRNGTIYNVATGKYTNDLNNQGARIQFLYKPTEKINITLAGDYSRQRPDGYAQVIAGVVKTKRADYRQFDRIIEDLNYSLPSEQAFDRKIDHNTVWKSNQDMGGVSLNTDFKVGKGKITSTTAWRFWDWDPSNDRDFTGLDVLSISQAPSKHQQWSQEVRYAGDWTKWLSAVAGIYVIGQELKGSQKEESGKDQWRFAQSSTSSLWQTPGLFEGYGINTRSKLNSWSSAVFGQLDWKLLRKVHVLTGFRFNYDAKEVYFDRKTYGGLQTTDPALIALKKQVYTDQNFHTKTENSNLSGQLTLSYKPVRQITAYGTFSTSYKPVGLNLGGLPTESGRVMTELAIVRPEFVQHTEIGVKTAPLKNFIVNVTAYNTEIKDYQTQVQTAEVGVNRGYLANAERVRVFGVELDGNIRFNEYVSLYANAAYTEGKYVKFENAPVPLEETGGSSAYKDISGSRLPGISKWIGSVGADFSLKGQLFKWDGRFFLALDSYARSSFSSSASESAYLNVSGYALLNGRIGFRAGEGVSLFLWARNLLNRDYYEQLLVAAGNAGQYAGVLGDPATYGVTMKYAF, from the coding sequence ATGAAAACACGATTACTGATTGCTTTTATTTCACTGTTTGCGGTATTTACTTCCAAAGCACAAACGGTTATACAGGGAGAAGTGGTGGACGAAACCGGCCAATATATTCCGAATTCCCGGATTACAGTCATCTCAACGGGAAGGACTTATTTGAGTGATTCTTTGGGGAAATTTTCCATAGAAACTTCTGAGAACATTCCTTTCGCAGTCAAATTCCATACTCCCGGGTTCCAGTCCTCGGAATTGGAGATCAAAGAAGGAACAAACACGGGGATTCATGTGGTTTTGAAGGATGAAGCTTTGTCGGAAGTGTTGGTTTCGGCCAGAAGGAGGGAAGAATCTGCGCAGGATTTGCCCATTCCGATTGCGGTGATTTCCGGTGCCGCTGTTTCTGAGTCGGGTTCGTTTAATGTGAACCGCGTGAAGGAATTGGTACCATCCGTTCAGCTTTATTCTTCGAATCCCCGCAATACGACGCTGAACATTCGCGGATTGGGATCCACTTACGGGTTGACGAATGACGGAATTGATCCGGGAGTAGGGTTTTATGTCGACGGAGTTTATTACGCCCGGCCTGCAGCCACTACACTTGATTTTATAGATGTCGAACAGATCGAAGTATTGCGTGGGCCGCAGGGGACTTTATTCGGGAAAAACACGACAGCCGGTTCGTTCAATATTACTACCAAAAAGCCCGGATTTACGCCGGGAGCGAGCTTCGAGTTGAGTTACGGAAATTACGGGTACATCCAGGCAAAAGCGTCCATCACGGGGCCGGTCAGTAAAAAAATTGCGGCAAGGGCTTCTTTTTCCGGAACACAGCGGAACGGAACGATTTACAACGTAGCAACCGGCAAATACACCAATGATTTGAATAACCAGGGAGCAAGAATTCAATTCCTCTACAAACCGACTGAAAAAATCAACATCACACTAGCCGGGGATTATTCGCGGCAAAGACCGGATGGCTATGCGCAGGTAATTGCGGGCGTGGTGAAAACGAAACGCGCGGACTACAGGCAATTCGACCGGATCATTGAAGACCTGAACTATTCCTTGCCAAGTGAGCAGGCATTCGACCGGAAGATCGATCACAATACCGTTTGGAAATCGAACCAGGATATGGGCGGAGTTTCTTTGAATACCGATTTTAAAGTAGGAAAAGGGAAGATCACTTCGACTACCGCCTGGCGTTTCTGGGATTGGGATCCTTCCAATGACCGCGATTTTACGGGATTAGATGTTCTGTCTATCTCCCAGGCTCCTTCCAAACACCAGCAATGGTCGCAGGAAGTGCGCTATGCCGGTGACTGGACGAAATGGCTGAGCGCGGTTGCGGGAATTTATGTCATCGGCCAGGAATTGAAAGGTTCGCAAAAAGAAGAAAGCGGCAAAGACCAATGGCGTTTTGCACAAAGTTCTACCAGTTCGCTTTGGCAAACTCCCGGGCTGTTTGAAGGTTATGGTATCAATACCCGCTCGAAATTGAACAGCTGGAGCAGTGCCGTATTCGGGCAGCTGGATTGGAAACTCTTGCGCAAAGTACATGTGCTGACCGGATTCCGTTTCAATTACGATGCAAAAGAAGTCTATTTCGACCGAAAAACTTACGGCGGGCTTCAAACAACAGACCCGGCCCTGATTGCGTTGAAAAAACAAGTGTACACAGATCAGAACTTCCATACAAAAACTGAAAATTCGAATTTGTCGGGGCAATTGACGCTTTCTTACAAACCGGTCCGCCAAATCACAGCTTATGGTACTTTTTCAACAAGCTACAAACCGGTCGGACTGAATTTAGGAGGATTGCCCACCGAATCGGGGCGGGTAATGACAGAATTGGCAATTGTGCGGCCGGAATTTGTACAGCATACTGAAATAGGCGTCAAAACCGCCCCGCTGAAGAACTTTATAGTCAACGTGACTGCTTACAACACCGAAATCAAAGATTACCAAACGCAGGTACAGACTGCAGAGGTCGGAGTAAACAGGGGATATCTCGCAAATGCTGAAAGAGTGCGCGTATTTGGAGTGGAACTGGATGGGAATATCCGCTTCAACGAGTATGTTTCACTTTATGCAAATGCGGCTTATACGGAAGGAAAATACGTGAAATTTGAAAATGCACCCGTTCCTTTGGAGGAAACTGGAGGTTCAAGCGCATATAAGGATATTTCCGGTTCCAGGCTGCCCGGCATTTCAAAATGGATTGGCTCGGTAGGGGCGGATTTCAGTTTGAAAGGGCAGCTGTTTAAGTGGGACGGAAGATTCTTTTTAGCACTCGATTCGTATGCAAGATCATCCTTTTCATCCAGTGCTTCCGAGTCCGCGTACTTGAATGTTTCCGGCTATGCTTTGCTCAACGGACGAATCGGGTTCAGGGCAGGTGAAGGAGTTTCCCTCTTCCTGTGGGCAAGAAACCTCCTTAACAGGGATTATTACGAGCAATTATTGGTTGCAGCCGGAAATGCCGGACAATATGCCGGTGTATTGGGAGATCCTGCAACTTACGGAGTAACGATGAAGTATGCATTTTAG
- a CDS encoding aldo/keto reductase: MKKVYINEYGPRVSAAIYGFWRWTEEDLQGARKFEDVVLFTRELGIDTYDLSTNHGSSQLETQFGKLIESKAINQSELILSKKVGLREYSGSHGSGIYHDLSPQYITKEVEQSLTRLKRDKIEILILEGFDFLSNFEETASALLKLQRSGKISYIGVSNFNVFQQRLLSSSLSQPIITNHLELNLLQTEALHDGRFDFIREQHSRAMAFSPLADGRILLSEDAQAVKLRLALIEIGKKYEANVEQVAVAWLNKLGALPIIGSKEKRRIQNAATAHAFELTREEWYYLYNATN, from the coding sequence ATGAAAAAAGTATATATCAATGAATATGGTCCGAGAGTCTCAGCTGCTATTTACGGCTTTTGGCGCTGGACGGAAGAAGATCTTCAGGGAGCACGTAAATTTGAAGATGTCGTATTGTTTACACGTGAATTGGGAATCGATACATATGACCTGAGCACGAATCACGGATCAAGTCAATTGGAAACCCAATTCGGTAAACTGATCGAATCCAAAGCGATTAACCAATCGGAACTGATCTTGTCGAAAAAGGTCGGTTTACGCGAATATTCCGGTTCTCACGGAAGTGGTATTTACCACGATTTGAGCCCGCAGTACATTACAAAAGAGGTGGAGCAGTCTTTGACCCGGCTGAAAAGAGATAAAATAGAGATCCTGATCCTGGAAGGTTTTGACTTCCTGTCTAATTTCGAGGAAACAGCTTCGGCCTTATTGAAACTGCAGCGAAGCGGGAAGATCTCTTACATCGGGGTTTCCAATTTCAATGTGTTCCAGCAAAGATTGTTGTCTTCGTCACTTTCGCAGCCCATCATTACCAATCACCTGGAACTGAATTTACTGCAAACGGAAGCGCTTCACGACGGTCGATTTGATTTTATTCGCGAACAGCACAGCAGGGCAATGGCGTTTTCTCCGCTTGCCGACGGACGTATTTTGCTTAGCGAAGACGCTCAGGCGGTCAAATTGCGTCTGGCTTTGATAGAAATCGGTAAAAAGTACGAAGCGAACGTGGAGCAGGTTGCAGTTGCCTGGCTGAATAAACTGGGAGCATTGCCTATCATTGGAAGCAAGGAAAAGCGCCGGATCCAAAATGCGGCAACGGCACATGCTTTCGAGCTTACGCGGGAAGAATGGTATTACCTGTACAACGCTACGAACTAG